In the genome of Calothrix sp. PCC 6303, the window GATACCCTCATTGGTGGTGCTGGTGCTGATAACCTGACTGGAGCAGGTGGAAATGATACCTTAATTGGTGGTGCTGGTAATGACACCATGAATGGTGGTGCTGGTAACGATACCTTTATCTTTGCATCTGGCTTTGGAAGCGATCGCATTGTCGGTTTCGGCAATAATGCAGACAAAATTAACCTCTCAGCATTTGCCACCAGTTTCGGGGCTTTGACGGTAACTCAAAATGGCGCAAACACAGATATTTCCAGTTCAATTTTCGGAACAGATACCATTACCCTGGCAAACTTCACTGCCACTAACGTTGATGCTACTGATTTTATCTTCTAATTTTAAGCAATTTTAGGGATTTACAGCAGTTTTCAACTATTTGAACCACATCAACCGCAGGGGTTTAGCAATGCTAAACCCCTACAGCCTGGTCTATTTACCTGAAAATAGCTGTAATCTCAAGTCCGGTTAAATTAACACACAAACGTTCCCTATTCCCTCGACCGAAGGTCGGTAATCAACCGGAAGCACCTTGGATTGATATCCATCCTTGACAGGTTAATAGCTTGACAAAATAATTTTGTTGTTAACTTGTTCAGGATAAGTGATATTACTTATCTGATATAGCACAACATCACATCAATATGGCAAACACAATTAAACTCACAGAACTAGGTAGATATACAACTGGAGTATTTAACCAAGGTGCTGCGGAAATATCAGCTTATGATCCTACATCCAAGCGGCTGTTTATAGTCAATGCCCAAGCTGCTACCATTGATATTATCGATCTCAGTGACCCCACAAGTCCCAGCAAAATTAGTCAAATTGTTGTTGGTTCTCTCGGTGCTGTTGCCAATAGTGTTGCTGTCAAAAATGGCACTCTTGCAGTAGCTGTGGAAGCTGTGGATAAAACTAACCCCGGCAAGGTTGTTTTTTACGATACCAATGGTACTTACTTAAAAGATGTACAAGTGGGTTCCTTGCCGGACATGTTAACCTTTACCCCTGATGGCAGTAAAGTACTAATTGCCAATGAAGGGGAACCCGGTACTATTGATCCTGAAGGTTCGATTAGTGTTATTGACTTGTCAGGTGGAATTAGTAATCTTACCCAAGCTAACGTTGCTACAGCAGGTTTCACCAGCTTTAACGGTTTAGAGACTCAATTACGGGCAGATGGTGTCCGGATTTTTGCCGGAAGGACTGCTGCACAGGATTTGGAACCAGAATATATTGCGGTTTCTCCCGATGGACAAACTGCTTATGTGACATTGCAGGAAAATAACACTGTTGCTGTCGTTGATATTGCCACCGCTACAGTTACCTCACTGCAACCATTAGGCTTGAAAGATCACAGCTTAGTGGGGAATGGACTTGATGCTAGTGATCGTGATAGTGCCATAAATATTAATACACAGCCAGTTTCCGGGATGTATATGCCGGATGCGATCGCTACTTTCAGCGCGAATGGTCAGAACTACTACGTCACTGCAAACGAAGGGGATGACCGAGGCGAAAACGTCAGCATGAGAAATCTTACCTTAGATCCAACGGTTTTCCCTGATGCTGCTACCTTAAAACTCGACGCAAACCTTGGTCGCTTGAGCGTTTCCAGTATCGATGGTGACACAGATGGGGATGGTGACTATGATAAGCTTTATGCTTACGGGACTCGCTCCTTTTCGATTCGGGATAGCCAAGGTAACTTAGTTTACGATAGTGGTGACGACTTTGAGCAAATTACCGCCCAGCTATTTCCGACCAATTTTAATGCCAGTAACGACAACAATACATTCGATAACCGCAGCGACAACAAAGGTCCCGAACCAGAAGGAATAGCAGTTGGGAAAATAGGCGATCGCACTTACGGTTTCATCGGCTTGGAACGTATCGGTGGGGTGATGGTATACGACATCACTAACCCTGCTAGCCCCCAATTTGTTCAATACCTCAACAACCGCGACTTTAGCCAAAACGTTCAACTAGCAGCCGCAGGGGACTTGGGACCTGAAGGTTTAACCTTCGTTTCCGCTGCCGATAGTCCCACTGGTTTACCCCTATTAGTCGTCACCAATGAAATTAGCGGTAGCACCACAACTTATGCGATCGCACCCAACGATACGAATGGTATTGTTGGTACTCAACAGGGAGAAACTTTAAACGGCTCTAATCAAATCGACTTTATCAACGGTTTGGGAGGAAACGATAGCATCTTTGGTGGTAATGGAAATGATGTCATTTATGGTGGCTCTGGCAATGATACCATTACTGGAAATAGCGGCAACGATTTGCTGTTTGGTGAGTCTGGTGCAAATAACATCTCCGGTGGTGATGGAAATGATATCA includes:
- a CDS encoding choice-of-anchor I family protein — protein: MANTIKLTELGRYTTGVFNQGAAEISAYDPTSKRLFIVNAQAATIDIIDLSDPTSPSKISQIVVGSLGAVANSVAVKNGTLAVAVEAVDKTNPGKVVFYDTNGTYLKDVQVGSLPDMLTFTPDGSKVLIANEGEPGTIDPEGSISVIDLSGGISNLTQANVATAGFTSFNGLETQLRADGVRIFAGRTAAQDLEPEYIAVSPDGQTAYVTLQENNTVAVVDIATATVTSLQPLGLKDHSLVGNGLDASDRDSAININTQPVSGMYMPDAIATFSANGQNYYVTANEGDDRGENVSMRNLTLDPTVFPDAATLKLDANLGRLSVSSIDGDTDGDGDYDKLYAYGTRSFSIRDSQGNLVYDSGDDFEQITAQLFPTNFNASNDNNTFDNRSDNKGPEPEGIAVGKIGDRTYGFIGLERIGGVMVYDITNPASPQFVQYLNNRDFSQNVQLAAAGDLGPEGLTFVSAADSPTGLPLLVVTNEISGSTTTYAIAPNDTNGIVGTQQGETLNGSNQIDFINGLGGNDSIFGGNGNDVIYGGSGNDTITGNSGNDLLFGESGANNISGGDGNDIIYGGADSDTISGGSGNDTLFGGAGDDVLTGGDGADTLTGGAGNDNLTGGSGADILTGGDGADILTGGDGADNLTGGAGNDNLTGGSGADTLTGGDGDDVLTGGDGVDILTGGSGADILTGGSGADILTGGAGNDTMSGESGSDTFIFASVFGSDRINGFGNNADKIDLTAFATSFGSLTVTQNGANTDISSSLFGTDTITLANFTATNVDATDFIF